A genomic region of Glycine max cultivar Williams 82 chromosome 15, Glycine_max_v4.0, whole genome shotgun sequence contains the following coding sequences:
- the LOC100816165 gene encoding FCS-Like Zinc finger 10, producing MADSSSNFSLPCDALSPTQKSFSIFHTSGSWLGVGAKGLPDSESVWSPTSPLDCRLFSNLSNPFSAKSSRPSFQTGHKKQFDGSKVGLGIISSLANETKLNNDILGKFKRKGIIFGPQVKTGILKFSNKNHESLAPYLKSNSFPKNCVISLPSETTIPKSELENFYDVSGKKDGNWESETFKSTVTSLPDSFSPSSLINSTQNSKMGINELGVENTSALMSLPQLTSRGSQVDNCLKIKSNSLPISIDFSKGCIGSLSAREIELSEDYTCIISHGLNPKRTHIFGDCILECHNNDFTEFNKKEEPAFSSSQVPAFSDGSAPYPSGNILSFCYSCNKKLVKEEGIYRYRGEKAFCSFECGSEEILVGEELEKTCNYSAESSPDSSYHDLFLTGLLLSK from the exons ATGGCTGATTCTTCTTCCAATTTCTCTTTACCTTGTGATGCATTAAGCCCAACACAAAAGAGTTTCTCAATTTTCCATACCTCTGGTTCTTGGTTGGGGGTTGGTGCTAAAGGTTTGCCTGATTCTGAATCTGTTTGGAGCCCTACATCTCCTCTGGATTGCAGACTCTTCTCAAATCTTAGCAACCCGTTTAGTGCCAAGTCTTCTAGACCATCGTTTCAAACTGGGCATAAGAAGCAGTTTGATGGCAGTAAAGTAGGCCTTGGCATCATAAGCTCTCTTGCTAATGAAACCAAACTTAACAATGACATCCTTGGTAAATTTAAGAGGAAAGGTATAATTTTTGGACCACAGGTGAAAACTGGCATCCTTAAATTCTCAAACAAAAACCATGAATCCCTTGCGCCTTATTTGAAATCTAATTCCTTTCCAAAAAACTGTGTAATTTCGCTTCCTTCTGAAACCACAATTCCCAAATCTGAACTGGAAAACTTTTATGATGTCTCTGGAAAGAAAGATGGCAATTGGGAATCCGAAACTTTCAAAAGTACTGTGACTTCTTTGCCTGATTCCTTTAGCCCTTCCTCATTAATCAACTCAACTCAAAACTCCAAAATGGGAATCAATGAATTAGGTGTAGAAAATACATCTGCATTAATGAGTTTGCCTCAACTGACAAGCAGAGGTTCACAGGTTGATaattgtttgaaaattaaatcaaattcacTTCCAATTTCCATTGATTTTAGTAAAGGGTGTATAGGCTCACTCTCTGCAAGAGAGATAGAGCTTTCTGAGGATTATACCTGTATAATTTCTCATGGTCTAAACCCTAAGAGAACACATATTTTTGGCGACTGCATTTTGGAATGTCACAACAATGACTTCACTGAGTTCAACAAGAAGGAAGAGCCTGCTTTCAGCTCTTCTCAAGTTCCTGCATTTTCAGATGGATCAGCCCCTTATCCTTCTGGCAATATTTTGAGCTTTTGTTACTCATGTAATAAGAAATTAGTAAAGGAGGAAGGCATTTATAGATACAG AGGTGAGAAAGCATTTTGCAGTTTTGAATGTGGATCAGAGGAAATTTTGGTAGGGGAGGAATTGGAGAAAACTTGTAATTACTCAGCAGAGAGCTCTCCTGACTCAAGTTACCACGATCTCTTCCTCACGGGTCTGCTTTTGTCCAAATAA